From the genome of Methylocystis bryophila, one region includes:
- a CDS encoding chorismate mutase — protein MPPSPADALSELRQEIDRIDLSMHRLLMERGEIIHRLIEVKRAQGAGCAFRPDREAQMMRALVERHQGLLPLDAVEGIWRVIVSTFTYVQAPYTVHADDSGGDAQMRDSARFHFGFTVPYAPHHGALAVISAVAASGGDLGVLRASGGSGDGAWWLRLIGDAGPKIIARLPFVERPDHPAGLPVFVIAKPGAEAASQDIALFSISLPRWTHDAPAAVAAAEGEILAAAPVPGGHSILVALPAAQATRLPAALGDANLGAAQIDPVGGHSARFEMDEARAGVFAPEP, from the coding sequence GTGCCCCCTTCCCCCGCTGACGCGCTGAGCGAGCTGCGCCAGGAGATCGACCGCATCGATCTCTCGATGCATCGGCTGTTGATGGAGCGGGGCGAGATCATCCACCGGCTGATCGAAGTCAAGCGCGCCCAAGGCGCGGGTTGCGCCTTTCGGCCGGATCGCGAGGCGCAGATGATGCGCGCGCTCGTCGAGCGCCACCAAGGCCTTCTGCCGCTCGATGCGGTGGAAGGAATCTGGCGCGTCATCGTTTCGACCTTCACCTATGTGCAGGCGCCTTATACTGTGCATGCCGACGATTCAGGCGGTGACGCGCAGATGCGCGACAGCGCGCGATTCCATTTCGGCTTCACAGTCCCCTATGCGCCGCATCATGGTGCCCTCGCCGTCATCTCGGCGGTCGCCGCCTCGGGCGGCGATCTCGGCGTCCTGCGCGCGTCGGGCGGTTCGGGCGACGGCGCCTGGTGGCTGCGCCTGATCGGCGATGCGGGGCCGAAGATCATCGCGCGCCTGCCTTTCGTCGAGCGCCCGGATCATCCGGCGGGCCTCCCGGTCTTTGTCATCGCGAAGCCGGGCGCCGAGGCGGCGTCCCAGGACATCGCGCTCTTCTCTATATCCCTGCCCCGCTGGACGCATGACGCGCCGGCCGCAGTCGCCGCCGCCGAAGGCGAAATTCTCGCAGCCGCGCCTGTCCCCGGCGGCCATTCGATCCTCGTCGCCCTCCCCGCCGCCCAGGCCACCCGCCTGCCCGCCGCGCTCGGCGACGCCAATCTCGGCGCCGCGCAAATCGATCCAGTCGGCGGCCATTCGGCGCGTTTCGAGATGGATGAAGCGCGCGCGGGCGTCTTCGCGCCAGAGCCCTGA
- a CDS encoding DUF2267 domain-containing protein, whose translation MEALIKRICESIGVDETVARAAVGHVLAFLQRELPNGPVADLIAKLPGSQEAIAAAASTHAEGLGGALEGLGGLIGGAAGDIMSLVGHLGGIGLGMGQMQKLAHEIFAHAEELVGKENVDKIIEAIPALAPFR comes from the coding sequence ATCGGCGTCGATGAAACCGTCGCCAGGGCGGCGGTCGGCCATGTGCTCGCCTTCCTGCAAAGGGAGCTTCCCAACGGACCGGTCGCCGATCTCATAGCGAAGCTCCCCGGATCGCAGGAAGCGATCGCCGCGGCCGCTTCCACCCACGCCGAGGGATTGGGCGGCGCGCTCGAGGGCCTCGGCGGCCTGATCGGCGGCGCGGCCGGCGACATCATGTCTCTCGTCGGCCATCTTGGAGGCATTGGCCTTGGCATGGGCCAGATGCAGAAGCTCGCGCATGAGATCTTCGCCCATGCCGAGGAGCTGGTCGGCAAGGAAAATGTCGACAAGATCATCGAGGCGATCCCCGCGCTCGCCCCGTTCCGCTGA
- the hisC gene encoding histidinol-phosphate transaminase — protein MKPSPRDGVLAIDAYVPGKSAAARTDGARVFKLSANETPLGPSPHAIEAARRAAESIAEYPEGSARALREAIGARHGLDPRRIIAGAGSDQILELLALAYVGPGDEGIYSQYGFLEYRIVILAAGGVPKVAPETNYVASVDALLAQVTERTKIVFLANPNNPTGSYLSNREIERLADALPPRALLVLDSAYAEYVQAEDYDSGLRLAGLRDNVVMTRTFSKIYGLAGLRLGWGYGPAHVIDTLNRIRSPFNVSSLASAAGIAALADSDHLKAATAHNARWLPWLSEKISDLGLEALPSVGNFIAIRFPDSEGRRAADADRFLTRRGLVLRAIGAYGMPQFLRLTVGCEEANARVVAAIGDFLRGADA, from the coding sequence ATGAAACCTTCCCCTCGCGACGGCGTGCTCGCCATTGACGCCTATGTTCCCGGCAAGAGCGCCGCGGCGCGAACCGACGGCGCGCGCGTGTTCAAGCTCTCCGCCAATGAGACGCCGCTCGGCCCCTCGCCCCACGCGATCGAAGCGGCACGACGGGCGGCTGAATCCATCGCCGAATATCCCGAGGGCTCCGCGCGGGCGTTGCGCGAGGCGATCGGCGCGCGGCACGGCCTCGATCCACGACGCATCATCGCCGGCGCCGGCTCCGATCAGATCCTGGAGCTGCTCGCGCTCGCCTATGTCGGGCCTGGAGACGAGGGGATCTACAGCCAATACGGCTTTCTCGAATATCGCATCGTCATCCTGGCGGCGGGAGGCGTCCCGAAGGTCGCGCCCGAGACGAATTACGTCGCGAGCGTGGATGCGCTGCTCGCGCAGGTGACCGAGCGCACGAAAATCGTCTTCCTCGCCAACCCGAACAATCCGACCGGGAGCTATCTCTCGAATCGCGAGATCGAGCGGCTTGCCGACGCGCTGCCGCCTCGCGCGCTGCTCGTCCTTGACTCCGCATATGCCGAATATGTGCAGGCCGAGGATTACGACTCGGGCCTGCGGCTCGCCGGGCTTCGCGATAATGTCGTGATGACCCGGACTTTCTCGAAGATTTACGGTTTGGCCGGCCTGCGCCTCGGCTGGGGCTATGGTCCTGCGCATGTGATTGACACGCTGAACCGCATCCGCTCGCCCTTTAATGTCTCGAGCCTGGCGTCGGCGGCGGGAATCGCCGCGCTGGCGGACAGCGACCATCTCAAGGCCGCGACCGCGCATAACGCGCGGTGGCTTCCCTGGCTTTCCGAGAAGATCAGCGATCTTGGGCTCGAGGCGCTGCCGAGCGTGGGCAATTTCATCGCGATCCGCTTTCCAGACAGCGAGGGACGGCGCGCCGCCGACGCCGATCGGTTTCTCACGCGGCGCGGCCTCGTGCTGCGCGCGATCGGCGCCTATGGCATGCCGCAGTTTCTGCGCCTCACGGTGGGCTGTGAAGAGGCCAATGCGCGCGTGGTGGCGGCGATCGGAGACTTTCTGCGAGGCGCCGATGCATGA
- a CDS encoding exopolysaccharide biosynthesis polyprenyl glycosylphosphotransferase, whose amino-acid sequence MATNNQVIASHVGIGFGRLKRVEDIVIATVALVLLAPLMALVALAIQIETPGPIFFRQTRTGLGGRTFEVWKFRSMYHELSDWRGAAQTRRDDPRVTRIGRFIRRTSIDELPQLFNVLEGTMSIVGPRPHALSTKIDGQNLEEIVDYYAARHYTKPGMTGLAQINGFRGELDTIEKLRKRVELDLRYINDGSLWLDLEIILKTAFLCVYDEKAY is encoded by the coding sequence ATGGCTACGAATAATCAGGTTATCGCTTCACATGTTGGAATCGGCTTTGGTCGGCTAAAGCGCGTCGAGGATATCGTCATCGCCACTGTGGCGCTCGTTTTGCTGGCGCCCTTGATGGCGCTGGTTGCTCTGGCCATTCAAATCGAAACCCCTGGACCGATCTTCTTCCGGCAAACCCGCACAGGGCTTGGCGGCCGGACTTTCGAAGTCTGGAAGTTTCGCTCCATGTATCATGAGTTGTCGGACTGGCGCGGAGCGGCTCAGACCCGGCGGGACGACCCCCGTGTCACCCGGATAGGCCGTTTTATTCGGAGAACGAGCATCGACGAGCTGCCGCAATTGTTCAACGTCCTCGAGGGGACAATGTCTATTGTGGGTCCTCGTCCCCATGCTTTATCTACGAAGATCGACGGGCAGAACCTCGAAGAGATCGTCGATTATTACGCCGCCCGACATTACACCAAGCCGGGAATGACGGGCCTGGCTCAGATCAATGGCTTCCGCGGAGAGCTGGACACCATCGAAAAGCTCCGGAAACGGGTGGAGCTCGATCTTCGCTATATTAATGATGGAAGCTTGTGGCTCGACCTAGAGATCATATTGAAGACGGCATTTCTGTGCGTATATGACGAAAAAGCATATTGA
- a CDS encoding prephenate/arogenate dehydrogenase family protein: MHEEPLFDKLTLIGLGLIGSSIARAARTHCAVRKIAALDSSPRVLARVRELEIVDDASGDVEQALGDADLVILCAPVGACGAIARDIAPHLKHGAILSDVGSVKGSIVKAVAPHVPPGVRFVPAHPLAGTEYSGPDAGFATLFKNRWCLLTPIDQAAFERDHSNADNVAPSLSQRAPHAENDAVDALAEFWKRLGAKVEVTTPEHHDLALAITSHLPHLIAFNIVGTADHLEKVTESEVIKFSASGFRDFTRIAASDPTMWRDVFLNNKGAVLEMLSRFNADLAALQRMIEVDDGEGLFDLFTRTRAIRRGIVEQGQDTAAPDFGRPHEKA, encoded by the coding sequence ATGCATGAAGAGCCGCTCTTCGATAAGCTGACGCTGATCGGGCTCGGCCTCATTGGATCATCCATCGCGCGCGCCGCCCGGACGCATTGCGCGGTGCGCAAGATCGCGGCGCTCGACTCCTCCCCGCGAGTCCTGGCGCGCGTTCGCGAGCTGGAGATCGTCGACGACGCGAGCGGCGATGTCGAGCAGGCGCTGGGCGATGCGGATCTCGTCATTCTCTGCGCGCCGGTCGGCGCATGCGGCGCGATTGCGCGCGACATCGCTCCTCACCTCAAGCACGGCGCCATTCTATCGGACGTCGGCTCCGTCAAGGGTTCAATCGTCAAGGCGGTCGCGCCGCATGTGCCGCCTGGCGTGCGTTTCGTGCCGGCGCATCCTCTGGCGGGCACCGAATATTCGGGGCCGGACGCGGGCTTCGCCACTCTGTTCAAGAACCGCTGGTGCCTCCTCACGCCAATCGACCAAGCGGCGTTTGAGCGTGACCACTCAAACGCCGACAACGTGGCTCCCAGCCTTTCGCAGCGCGCGCCGCACGCCGAGAACGACGCGGTGGATGCGCTAGCAGAGTTCTGGAAGCGGCTCGGCGCCAAGGTCGAGGTCACGACGCCGGAACATCATGATCTCGCGCTCGCGATCACGAGCCATCTGCCGCATCTCATCGCCTTCAACATCGTCGGCACGGCGGATCATCTCGAGAAGGTGACGGAATCGGAGGTCATCAAATTCTCGGCCTCGGGCTTTCGCGACTTCACGCGTATCGCCGCCTCCGATCCGACCATGTGGCGCGACGTTTTTCTGAACAATAAGGGGGCCGTTCTGGAGATGCTCTCGCGCTTCAACGCGGACCTCGCCGCCTTGCAGAGGATGATCGAGGTCGACGACGGCGAGGGCCTCTTCGATCTCTTCACGCGGACGCGGGCGATCCGTCGCGGGATCGTCGAGCAGGGCCAGGATACGGCGGCGCCGGATTTCGGCCGCCCGCATGAGAAGGCGTAG